Proteins encoded by one window of Hafnia alvei:
- a CDS encoding YciN family protein, producing the protein MFGETTPIKREALLAEANQIIKEHEDYMQGMEATEVEQKGDVLVFRGEFFLDEDGIPTRKTTAVFNMFKHLAHVLSEKYHLED; encoded by the coding sequence ATGTTCGGTGAAACAACCCCAATCAAACGTGAAGCTCTACTGGCAGAAGCAAACCAAATCATTAAAGAGCACGAAGATTATATGCAGGGTATGGAAGCGACCGAAGTCGAGCAAAAAGGCGACGTATTAGTATTCCGTGGCGAGTTTTTCCTCGACGAAGACGGAATTCCAACCCGTAAAACGACCGCCGTGTTTAATATGTTCAAACATCTCGCTCATGTATTATCTGAAAAATATCATTTAGAAGATTAA
- the sohB gene encoding protease SohB, with amino-acid sequence MEWLSLYGLFLAKVMTFVIAIGALIVLFVSLRHKKGASRGELLLTDLGEQYRDMQRSMQEARMDDSALKAWYKQQKKQDKEKAKQRKAEVKQGIAAKEKPCLYVLDFKGSMDAHEVSSLREEISAVLAAAKQGDEVLLRLESPGGVVHGYGLAASQLQRLRQAGVRLTVAVDKVAASGGYMMACVADRIVAAPFAIIGSIGVVAQIPNFNRWLKKNDIDVELHTAGEFKRTLTLLGENTEQGREKFREELNETHELFKEFVSQQRPSLDINSVATGEHWYGIQAKEKGLVDSVGTSDDLLIAEMENHDVIGVRYTRRKRMMDRFTNSAANSADRLMLRWWQRSQRYDI; translated from the coding sequence GTGGAGTGGTTATCCTTGTATGGCCTATTTTTGGCGAAGGTGATGACCTTTGTGATCGCAATAGGGGCATTGATTGTGTTGTTTGTCAGCCTGCGACATAAAAAGGGAGCGAGCCGCGGAGAATTACTGCTAACGGATTTAGGCGAGCAGTATCGTGATATGCAGCGCAGTATGCAGGAAGCACGCATGGACGATAGCGCCTTAAAAGCGTGGTATAAGCAGCAGAAAAAGCAGGATAAAGAGAAAGCAAAACAGCGTAAAGCTGAGGTCAAACAGGGCATTGCGGCGAAAGAAAAACCGTGCCTGTATGTGCTCGATTTCAAAGGAAGTATGGACGCCCATGAGGTGAGTTCGTTACGCGAAGAAATCAGCGCTGTACTGGCTGCCGCTAAGCAGGGTGATGAAGTTCTCTTGCGCTTGGAAAGCCCCGGTGGCGTAGTGCATGGCTACGGCTTAGCCGCTTCCCAACTACAACGTTTACGTCAGGCGGGCGTGCGATTAACCGTTGCGGTGGATAAAGTCGCCGCGAGCGGTGGCTATATGATGGCTTGTGTCGCTGACCGCATTGTCGCCGCACCTTTTGCTATTATTGGCTCAATCGGCGTTGTGGCTCAAATCCCTAACTTCAACCGTTGGCTGAAGAAGAATGATATCGACGTGGAGCTGCATACGGCCGGAGAGTTCAAACGCACACTGACGCTGTTGGGCGAGAATACCGAGCAGGGGCGTGAAAAATTCCGCGAAGAGCTGAATGAAACCCATGAGCTGTTCAAAGAGTTTGTCAGCCAGCAGCGACCTTCACTGGATATTAATTCCGTCGCAACCGGCGAACACTGGTATGGGATCCAAGCGAAAGAGAAAGGTTTGGTCGACTCCGTTGGTACCAGCGACGATCTGTTGATTGCTGAAATGGAAAATCATGACGTGATCGGTGTGCGTTATACCCGTCGTAAACGCATGATGGATCGCTTCACCAATAGCGCCGCGAACAGTGCCGATCGTCTGATGTTACGTTGGTGGCAACGTAGCCAGCGTTACGATATATAA
- a CDS encoding YciK family oxidoreductase yields the protein MHYQPQPELLQNRIILVTGAGDGIGREAALTYARHGAQLILLGRTLSKLQAVQEQIRQLGLSPAAIVQFDLLTAKPADYQKLGAELASAYPYLDGVLNNAGLLGTINPLAEQDYQEFCDVMQVNVNASLLLSQALLPLLLKAPSASLIFTSSSVGKIGRAGWGSYAISKFATEGMMQVLADEYKNTNLRVNCINPGGTRTGMRASAFPDEDPQKLKTPADIMPLYLYLMGDDSRRKTGMSFDAQPGRKAGPAE from the coding sequence ATGCACTATCAACCACAGCCTGAGCTTTTGCAAAACCGCATTATTCTTGTAACCGGCGCGGGAGACGGAATTGGCCGCGAAGCGGCACTGACCTACGCTCGCCACGGCGCACAGCTGATTCTACTTGGTAGAACGCTGAGTAAACTTCAGGCCGTGCAGGAACAAATACGCCAGCTTGGTTTGTCGCCTGCGGCCATCGTTCAATTCGATCTGTTAACGGCGAAGCCCGCCGACTATCAGAAACTCGGCGCAGAATTAGCCTCTGCCTATCCCTATCTCGATGGCGTATTAAACAACGCCGGTTTGCTCGGCACTATCAATCCTTTAGCGGAACAAGACTATCAAGAGTTTTGTGATGTCATGCAGGTTAACGTTAACGCCTCGCTGCTGCTGTCGCAGGCACTGCTGCCGTTGCTGCTAAAAGCCCCCTCGGCTTCACTGATTTTCACCAGTTCAAGCGTGGGCAAAATCGGCCGTGCGGGATGGGGCTCTTACGCCATTTCCAAATTTGCCACCGAAGGCATGATGCAGGTATTGGCTGACGAATATAAGAACACCAATTTGCGGGTAAACTGCATTAATCCAGGCGGAACACGCACCGGAATGCGCGCGTCAGCGTTCCCAGACGAAGATCCACAAAAGCTCAAAACGCCTGCCGATATCATGCCGCTCTATCTCTATTTGATGGGTGACGACAGTCGCCGGAAAACGGGAATGAGTTTTGATGCTCAGCCAGGGCGAAAAGCAGGCCCTGCAGAATAA
- the cobO gene encoding cob(I)yrinic acid a,c-diamide adenosyltransferase: MSEERHQQRQQRIKEKVDARIAAAQETRGIVMIFTGNGKGKSTAAFGTVARAVGHGHRAGVIQFIKGSWENGERNLLEPHGVEFQVMATGFTWETQNKETDTAAALAVWEHGKRMLKDESLDLVVMDELTYMVSYGYIELEEVLTALKQRPAHQSVIITGRGCHRELEELADTVSEVRPVKHAFEAGIKAQKGIDW; the protein is encoded by the coding sequence ATGTCTGAAGAACGCCACCAGCAGCGCCAACAACGTATTAAAGAAAAAGTGGATGCCCGTATTGCCGCCGCACAGGAAACTCGCGGCATCGTGATGATTTTCACCGGCAATGGTAAAGGTAAAAGTACGGCGGCCTTTGGCACCGTAGCGCGCGCTGTAGGCCATGGGCATCGCGCGGGCGTGATTCAATTCATCAAAGGTTCATGGGAAAACGGTGAACGAAATCTGCTTGAGCCACACGGCGTTGAGTTTCAGGTAATGGCGACCGGTTTTACGTGGGAAACACAGAATAAAGAGACGGACACCGCCGCCGCACTTGCGGTTTGGGAACACGGCAAACGCATGCTGAAAGATGAAAGTTTAGATCTCGTGGTCATGGATGAGCTGACCTACATGGTGAGTTACGGCTACATCGAGCTTGAAGAGGTGCTGACAGCGTTGAAACAGCGTCCAGCGCATCAATCCGTGATTATTACCGGACGAGGCTGTCATCGCGAGCTGGAAGAACTGGCGGATACTGTGAGCGAAGTTCGTCCGGTGAAACACGCATTTGAAGCCGGTATCAAAGCCCAGAAAGGTATCGACTGGTAA